In Pseudomonas sp. PDNC002, the DNA window TTGCCGATGGGGATGCCGAACTGCTTGCGCGTCTTCAGGTAGTCCAGGGTCAGCGCGCAGGCTTCCTGCAGGCTGCCGAGGGCTTCGGCGCATTGCCCGGCGATGGCGCGGCCCTGCTGATAACGCAGCGCCGCTAGCGCGTCACCCGGCGTGCCGATGGCTTCGCCGAGGGCGCCGTCGAGGAACAGCTCGCAGGCGCGCTGGCCGTCCACGGTCGGATAGTCACGGCGAGTGACGCCGGCCTGCTGCGGGTCGACCAGGAACAGGCCGATGCCCGCCTCGTCCCGCGCATTGCCGGACACCCGCGCCGACACGAGGATCGCCTTGGCGCTCTGTCCGCCGATCACCACCGCCTTGCGGCCGCTCAGTTTCCAGCCTGCGCCGGTTTGTTCCGCGCGGGTCTGCACGTCGTGCAGCTGGTAGTGGCTTTGCGGCTCTTCCAGCGCGACGGCCAATTGCGCCTCGCCGCTGGCGATGCGCGGTAGCCAGTGATCCTTCTGCGGGTCGCTGCCCAGCTGGGCGATCAATCCGCCTGCGTGCACCACCGATTGCAGGTAGGGCTCCAGGCACAGGCCGCGGCCCAGCTCGGTGAGTACCAGCATGCTCTCGACGCCGCCGCCGAAGCCGCCGTGGCTTTCCGGCAGCGACACCGAAGTCAGCCCCAGCTCGCCGAGCTGGCGCCAGAATTCGACGCTGTAGCCCAGCTCGCTCTGGCTGAAGCCTTCGCGCTTGTCGAATGGATAGGCATCGCGCACCAGACGCGCCGCGGTGTCCTGCAGCATCTGCTGCTCTTCGCTCAGTTTGAAGTCCATGCTCGGTGCCTCACAGTTCGAGAATCATCTTGGAGACGATGTTCTTCTGGATTTCGTTGGAGCCGCCGAAGATCGACAGCTTGCGCAGGTTGAAGTACTGGCTGGCGGGCGCCGCCGAATAGTCCGCGTGCAGCGGCTCGGCGCCCAGCTCGAATTCGTCTTCGATGAAGGGCAGCGCGTAGGGGCCGAGCACCTTGCGCAGCAGGTGGCTGATCGCCTGGCGGATTTCGGTGCCCTTCACTTTCAGGATCGAACTTTCCGCCCCCGGCACACCGCCTTCGCGGGCGGCGGCGAGGATGCGCAGGGTGCTCATCTCGATGGCCATCAGCTGCATTTCCACCTCCGCCACCTGGGCGCGGAACAGCGGGTCTTCGAGCATCGGCTTGCCGTCGCACAGCTCACGGCTGGCCACGCTCTTGAGGTGCGCGAGCACCGCCTTGGACGCGCCAATGCCGGCGAGCCCGGTGCGCTCGTAGGTGAGCAGGTACTTGGCGCAGGTCCAGCCTTCGTTCTCGCGGCCGACGAGGTTTTCCACCGGCACGCGCACGTTGTCGAAGAAGACCTCGTTGACCTCGTGCTCGCCGTCCAGGGTGATGATCGGGCGCACGGTAATGCCCGGCGTCTGCATGTCGATCAGCAGGAAGCTGATGCCGCGCTGCTGCTGCGCTTCGGGGTCGGTGCGCACCAGGCAGAAGATCCAGTCGGCGTGCTGGCCGAGGGTGGTCCAGGTCTTCTGGCCGTTCACCACGTAATGGTCGCCGTCGCGCACGGCGCGGGTCTTCAGCGAAGCGAGGTCGGACCCGGCGCCCGGCTCGGAGTAGCCTTGGCACCACCAGTCGGTGCCGTCGAGGATGCGCGGCAGGTAGTGCGCCTGCTGCTCGGGCGTGCCGAACTTGATGATCACCGGGGCGACCATGTTGACGCCGAACGGCACGGTGCGCGGTGCGCCGAAGGCGGCGCATTCCTCCTCGAAGATGTGCTTCTGCACGGCGTTCCAGCCGGTGCCGCCGTACTCCTCGGGCCAGTGCGTGGCGTACCAGCCCTGCTCGGTCAACACGCGCTGCCAGCGCTGGTGGTCGCCCTTGTTCAGGTGCTTGCCCAGGCGCACTTTGGTGGCGATGTCCTTGGGCAACTTGGCTTCGAGGAAGGCGCGGACTTCATCGCGGAAGGCCAGTTCGTCGGGGGTGAAATGGATGTCCATGGCAGGTCCTCAGAGATCGGCGAAGCGGCGGCCTTCGGCCACCAGGCGTTCGAGTAGCGGCGCGGGTTTCCACCAGGCGCCAAGGCGCTGGTGGAACTCGCGGATTCGTTCGAGCACGTGGGCAAGGCCGACGCTGTCGGCATGGAACAGCGGGCCGCCGCGCCAGGTGGGGAAGCCGTAGCCGTTGAGGAAGATCACGTCGACGTCGCTGGCGCGCTGGGCGATGCCTTCGTCGAGGATGTTCGCCGCCTCGTTGATCAGCGCGTAGATGCAGCGCTCGACGATCTCCTCGTCGCTCACCGGTCCACGGGTGATGCCACGGTCGGCCGCGGCCTGCTCCAGCATGGCCGGCAGCGCCGGGTTGTCCTGCGGGGCGCGGCCGCCTTCGCCGTACTGGTAGAAGCCGGTGCCGGTCTTCTGCCCGAGCATCCCGGCGGCGATCAGGTGGTCGAGTACGGTGGGCAGGGTCTGGCCGGGTTTCAGGTTCGGTCGCTGGCGCGAGCGGATCGCGTGGCTGATATCCAGGCCGGACATATCGCGCACCGCCAGCGGCCCCATGGCCATGCCGAAGGCGCGCAGCGCACGGTCCACCTGCGCGGGTGTGGCGCCCTCCTCCAGCAGGAACTCAGCCTGGCGGCCGTACTGGAAGATCATGCGGTTGCCGACGAAGCCATCACACACGCCGACCACCACCGAGACTTTCTTCAGGCGCTTGCCCAGCTGCATTGCGGTGGCCAGCACGGCGTCCGAGGTGGCCTTGCCCCGCACCACTTCCAGCAGGCGCATGACGTTGGCCGGGCTGAAGAAGTGCAGGCCGACCACATCCTGCGGACGCTTCGTGAAGGCGGCGATTTCGTCGAGGTCCAGCGAGGAGGTATTGCTGGCAAGGATCGCGCCGGGCTTGCAGGCGGCGTCCAGTTGTTCGAAGACCTGGCGCTTCACGTCCACGCTTTCGAATACGGCTTCGACCACCACGTCCACGTTGCCCAGCGCGGCGTAATCGAGTACGCCACTGATCAGGCCCATGCGCCGCTCCATCTCTTCGGCACCCAGGCTGCCACGCGCCACACTGGCGGCGTACAGGCTGCGGGCGCGGTCGAGGCCGCGTTGCAGGGCTTCGTCGTTCACTTCCAGCAGCTTCACCGGGATGCCGGCGTTGGCGAAGCACAGGACGATGCCCACGCCCATGGTGCCGCCGCCGATCACTGCGGCGCTGCGCACCTCGCGCGGTTGAGTCTCGGGCGCGAGGCCTTCGACCTTGGCTGCTTCGCGCTCGGCGAAAAAGGCGTGGATCTGCGCGGCGCGCTGCGGCGATTCCATGCATTGCTGGAACAGCGCGCGCTCGCGGGCGAGACCCTCGCGCAGCGGTAATTGGGTGGC includes these proteins:
- a CDS encoding acyl-CoA dehydrogenase — encoded protein: MDFKLSEEQQMLQDTAARLVRDAYPFDKREGFSQSELGYSVEFWRQLGELGLTSVSLPESHGGFGGGVESMLVLTELGRGLCLEPYLQSVVHAGGLIAQLGSDPQKDHWLPRIASGEAQLAVALEEPQSHYQLHDVQTRAEQTGAGWKLSGRKAVVIGGQSAKAILVSARVSGNARDEAGIGLFLVDPQQAGVTRRDYPTVDGQRACELFLDGALGEAIGTPGDALAALRYQQGRAIAGQCAEALGSLQEACALTLDYLKTRKQFGIPIGKFQVLQHRMVDMRSELEQATSMAILAACVADQPDNAERSRTLAAAKFIVTRAARYVAEQAIQLHGGIGMTWEYVLAHHAKRLVMLSHQLGDDDHHLKVYAELMEVA
- a CDS encoding 3-hydroxyacyl-CoA dehydrogenase NAD-binding domain-containing protein, translating into MSEAVQLERRGDIALVTVDNPPVNALGHAVRAGLLAAFQQAEADPQVRAVVLVCSGRTFMAGADIREFGKPPQAPSLPEVVEVIEGSTKPSVAVIHGTALGGGLEVALSCHYRIARRDAQVGLPEVKLGLLPGAGGTQRLPRLAGVEKALDMIVSGAPIRAPEALEFNVVDELFDGDLSETGLAFAQRLLTDGKGPRRTGERNERVQESGLAELIAHKRGEVQKRLPGQFSPQRCIDAVEAATQLPLREGLARERALFQQCMESPQRAAQIHAFFAEREAAKVEGLAPETQPREVRSAAVIGGGTMGVGIVLCFANAGIPVKLLEVNDEALQRGLDRARSLYAASVARGSLGAEEMERRMGLISGVLDYAALGNVDVVVEAVFESVDVKRQVFEQLDAACKPGAILASNTSSLDLDEIAAFTKRPQDVVGLHFFSPANVMRLLEVVRGKATSDAVLATAMQLGKRLKKVSVVVGVCDGFVGNRMIFQYGRQAEFLLEEGATPAQVDRALRAFGMAMGPLAVRDMSGLDISHAIRSRQRPNLKPGQTLPTVLDHLIAAGMLGQKTGTGFYQYGEGGRAPQDNPALPAMLEQAAADRGITRGPVSDEEIVERCIYALINEAANILDEGIAQRASDVDVIFLNGYGFPTWRGGPLFHADSVGLAHVLERIREFHQRLGAWWKPAPLLERLVAEGRRFADL
- a CDS encoding acyl-CoA dehydrogenase family protein — its product is MDIHFTPDELAFRDEVRAFLEAKLPKDIATKVRLGKHLNKGDHQRWQRVLTEQGWYATHWPEEYGGTGWNAVQKHIFEEECAAFGAPRTVPFGVNMVAPVIIKFGTPEQQAHYLPRILDGTDWWCQGYSEPGAGSDLASLKTRAVRDGDHYVVNGQKTWTTLGQHADWIFCLVRTDPEAQQQRGISFLLIDMQTPGITVRPIITLDGEHEVNEVFFDNVRVPVENLVGRENEGWTCAKYLLTYERTGLAGIGASKAVLAHLKSVASRELCDGKPMLEDPLFRAQVAEVEMQLMAIEMSTLRILAAAREGGVPGAESSILKVKGTEIRQAISHLLRKVLGPYALPFIEDEFELGAEPLHADYSAAPASQYFNLRKLSIFGGSNEIQKNIVSKMILEL